One region of Chryseobacterium muglaense genomic DNA includes:
- a CDS encoding M3 family metallopeptidase, which yields MNILTEKFSTPYHSAPFNQIKNEDYLPAFKELIQKSEEEINAIVNNTEEPTFENIIEALAFSGKQLDVASNIFFNLNSAETSDELQQIAQEVSPILTEYSSKISQNEALFNKIKKVYDQKEKYNLNEEQQMLLNETYKGFVRSGALLNEEEKEKLKKISMDLSLKSLQFGQNVLASTNNYFKHITNKEDLAGIPQAILEQYAEEAKERNLDGYVLTLQYPSYIPLMTYAENRELRKEIALANGKKSFDGGEFDNQNLIKELLTLKQQKAELLGYATYADYVLEERMAKSPTKVIDFLNELLTKAKPYAEKEIEELKALAKADGIDEMQGYDHAFYAEKLRKAKYDLNDEELKPYFPLEQVQEAVFGLSKQLFGLTFVERNDIPKYHEDVKVYEVFENQESRTKNQEPSTDNQQPTTSYKALLYVDYFPRKGKRAGAWMTSYKNQYKKNGKNSRPHISIVCNFSKPTKDTPSLLTFQEVTTLFHEFGHALHGMLANTQYPNLSGTSVKWDFVELPSQFLENFCYEPEFLKTFAKHYKTGEILPDEKIEKIAQSKNFMEGYQTMRQIGFGLLDMNYHSRVRELERLSVKEFEDNYTKATQLYPSNPETAMSPSFSHIFQGGYSAGYYSYKWAEVLDADAFQYFKENGIFNPETAAKFKVLLSSGGTKDPMELYKNFRGSEPKVESLLKRAFG from the coding sequence ATGAATATTTTAACAGAAAAATTCAGCACACCATATCATTCAGCGCCTTTTAATCAAATAAAAAATGAAGATTACCTTCCTGCTTTCAAAGAATTAATTCAAAAATCAGAAGAAGAAATCAACGCAATTGTTAACAATACTGAAGAACCCACTTTTGAGAACATCATTGAAGCATTGGCTTTTTCGGGTAAACAGCTTGATGTAGCTTCCAATATATTTTTCAATTTAAATTCTGCAGAAACAAGTGACGAACTTCAGCAAATCGCTCAGGAAGTTTCTCCTATTTTAACCGAATATTCTTCAAAAATCTCTCAAAACGAAGCTCTTTTCAATAAAATTAAAAAAGTTTACGACCAAAAAGAGAAATATAATCTGAATGAAGAGCAACAAATGCTTTTGAATGAAACGTATAAAGGTTTCGTAAGAAGTGGTGCTTTATTAAATGAAGAAGAGAAAGAAAAATTAAAGAAAATCAGCATGGATTTATCTTTAAAATCACTTCAGTTTGGGCAAAATGTATTGGCTTCAACCAATAATTATTTTAAACACATTACCAATAAAGAAGATTTGGCAGGAATTCCGCAGGCTATTTTAGAACAATATGCCGAAGAAGCTAAAGAAAGAAATTTGGATGGTTATGTTTTGACATTGCAATATCCAAGCTACATTCCGTTGATGACCTATGCCGAAAACCGTGAATTGAGAAAGGAAATTGCATTAGCAAACGGTAAAAAATCTTTTGATGGGGGAGAATTTGACAACCAGAATTTAATTAAAGAATTGCTTACTTTGAAACAGCAAAAAGCAGAACTTTTAGGCTATGCAACTTATGCTGATTACGTTTTGGAAGAAAGAATGGCAAAATCTCCGACGAAAGTAATCGACTTTCTGAATGAACTTTTAACCAAAGCGAAACCTTACGCAGAAAAAGAGATCGAAGAATTAAAAGCTTTAGCAAAAGCCGATGGAATTGATGAAATGCAAGGTTATGACCACGCATTTTATGCCGAAAAACTCCGTAAAGCAAAATATGACCTGAATGATGAAGAATTAAAACCATATTTCCCATTAGAACAGGTTCAGGAAGCTGTTTTTGGATTATCAAAACAACTTTTCGGACTCACTTTCGTGGAAAGAAACGACATTCCGAAATATCATGAAGATGTAAAAGTGTATGAAGTTTTTGAGAATCAAGAATCAAGAACCAAGAATCAAGAACCATCAACTGACAACCAACAACCAACAACTAGTTACAAAGCTCTGCTTTACGTTGATTATTTCCCGAGAAAAGGTAAAAGAGCCGGAGCTTGGATGACGAGCTATAAAAATCAGTATAAAAAAAATGGCAAAAATTCTCGTCCGCATATTTCGATTGTTTGTAATTTCAGCAAACCGACGAAAGATACGCCGAGTTTACTGACGTTTCAGGAAGTGACGACTTTGTTCCACGAATTTGGGCATGCGCTGCACGGAATGTTAGCAAACACACAATATCCTAATCTTTCCGGAACTTCTGTGAAATGGGATTTCGTGGAATTACCATCTCAATTTCTAGAAAATTTCTGCTACGAACCTGAATTCTTAAAAACTTTCGCCAAACATTATAAAACAGGAGAAATTCTTCCTGACGAAAAAATCGAAAAAATTGCTCAGTCTAAAAACTTTATGGAGGGCTATCAAACAATGAGACAAATTGGTTTTGGATTGTTGGATATGAACTATCACTCTCGAGTTAGAGAGTTGGAGCGTTTGAGCGTGAAAGAGTTTGAGGATAACTATACAAAAGCGACACAGCTTTATCCTTCAAACCCGGAAACTGCGATGAGCCCGAGTTTTTCACATATTTTCCAAGGTGGATATTCTGCGGGATATTATTCTTACAAATGGGCAGAAGTTTTGGATGCCGATGCCTTCCAATATTTTAAAGAAAACGGAATTTTTAATCCTGAAACCGCTGCAAAATTCAAAGTCCTGCTTTCATCAGGCGGAACAAAAGATCCGATGGAACTGTATAAAAACTTCAGAGGTAGCGAGCCGAAAGTGGAGAGTTTGCTGAAGAGAGCGTTTGGATAA
- a CDS encoding nitroreductase family protein yields MNKAEVLKDIIKQRRSIFPKDYTETEISQEIIDEILHSATLAPNHKRTKPWRFKVFRGEEKANLAVEMQEIYKSVTAPQVFLEKKYNDIGFKINKADAVVSIIVNFSGMVPEWEEIAAVSMAVQNMYLTCNANGVGCYWSSPKIVDHLKDSLTIEENQKCLGFFYMGNVDNVTI; encoded by the coding sequence ATGAATAAAGCAGAAGTCTTAAAAGATATTATAAAACAGAGAAGAAGTATCTTCCCAAAAGATTATACCGAAACAGAAATCTCTCAGGAAATCATCGATGAGATTCTTCATTCGGCAACATTGGCTCCTAATCATAAGCGTACAAAACCTTGGCGTTTTAAAGTTTTTAGAGGAGAAGAAAAAGCAAATTTGGCTGTAGAAATGCAGGAAATTTACAAATCGGTTACCGCTCCACAAGTTTTTTTAGAAAAGAAATACAACGATATCGGTTTTAAAATCAATAAAGCAGATGCTGTGGTTTCCATTATTGTTAATTTCAGCGGAATGGTTCCCGAATGGGAAGAAATTGCAGCGGTTTCTATGGCTGTACAAAATATGTATCTTACTTGTAATGCAAATGGAGTAGGTTGCTACTGGAGTTCGCCAAAAATTGTTGACCATCTGAAAGATTCTTTAACGATCGAAGAAAACCAGAAGTGTCTTGGCTTTTTCTACATGGGAAACGTAGATAATGTAACAATTTAA
- the xerA gene encoding site-specific tyrosine recombinase/integron integrase, which translates to MKYSQIFRQKLEIARYSESTIKTYISTLTSFFKSIDGIAIEEVNETTVEKYLYGEIKEKNISQSFQKHILGSIKLFYEMMFSRKFSLSHLYPKRVEHQLPKYLSKEEILKMIELTENLKHKSMISLLYGCGLRVSELINLKIIDIDSKSGRISVIQAKGKKDRYVMLPKSVLPLLRKYFEKYFPQTYLFEGGKNEKYSSRSVQQVVKQAALKAKIQKLVTPHILRHSFATHLIENGTDIRYIQELLGHNSVMTTQIYTHITDLTIRKIQSPLDI; encoded by the coding sequence ATGAAATATTCTCAAATATTCAGACAAAAACTTGAAATTGCCAGGTACAGCGAATCTACAATCAAAACTTATATTTCTACTTTAACTTCATTTTTCAAATCAATTGATGGTATTGCTATCGAAGAAGTGAACGAAACTACTGTTGAAAAGTATCTGTATGGTGAGATAAAGGAAAAAAATATTTCGCAATCATTTCAAAAACATATTTTAGGAAGTATCAAACTGTTTTATGAAATGATGTTTAGTAGAAAATTTTCTTTGTCACATTTATATCCCAAAAGAGTAGAGCACCAATTACCAAAATATCTCAGCAAGGAAGAAATTTTAAAAATGATTGAATTAACTGAAAATTTGAAACATAAATCGATGATAAGTCTCTTATACGGATGTGGATTAAGAGTAAGTGAATTGATTAATTTAAAAATCATAGATATAGATTCAAAATCTGGAAGAATCTCGGTAATTCAGGCTAAAGGTAAAAAAGATCGCTATGTAATGCTGCCAAAATCTGTATTGCCGTTGCTTAGAAAATATTTTGAAAAGTATTTTCCACAAACCTATCTCTTCGAAGGGGGAAAGAATGAAAAATATTCATCCCGAAGTGTTCAGCAAGTTGTAAAACAGGCTGCTTTAAAAGCGAAAATACAAAAATTGGTAACGCCTCATATCCTACGTCACAGTTTTGCAACGCATCTTATTGAAAATGGTACCGACATCAGATATATTCAGGAGCTTTTAGGACATAACAGTGTGATGACTACCCAAATTTACACGCATATTACAGATTTAACCATAAGAAAAATTCAAAGTCCTCTAGATATTTAA
- a CDS encoding helix-turn-helix domain-containing protein, translating to MKALKKGEFFGQTNKVLHFDGLIITDTEYTHSFVDWHYHENPYFTFLLQGNMTEGNKKETYDCSAGTLLYHHWEDAHYNIKPDIFTRGFHIEISENWFEKFQLSKNKAEGSFNIKNPALKLLIQQIFKETKMNDTSFELSIDQLLLKIFNQLSGQKENLEKKPIWVKQIDEILHENSTEKLSLEELSQTLNIHPMHLSRDFHKYFHCNLGEYLRKLKVEKSLKILNEYESLSEVALECGFSDQSHFIRCFKENIGITPLKYKNLLK from the coding sequence ATGAAAGCGCTTAAGAAAGGTGAATTTTTCGGACAAACCAATAAAGTGCTTCACTTTGATGGGCTTATTATTACCGATACAGAGTATACCCATTCTTTCGTTGATTGGCACTATCATGAAAATCCTTATTTCACTTTCCTGCTACAAGGAAATATGACAGAAGGTAACAAAAAAGAAACATACGACTGTTCTGCAGGAACATTACTTTATCATCACTGGGAAGATGCGCATTACAACATAAAACCAGATATTTTCACTCGCGGATTTCACATTGAGATTAGCGAAAATTGGTTCGAAAAATTTCAACTTTCAAAAAATAAGGCTGAAGGAAGTTTTAATATTAAAAATCCTGCTTTAAAATTATTAATTCAACAGATCTTTAAAGAAACTAAAATGAATGACACTTCTTTTGAATTGTCTATTGATCAACTTTTATTGAAGATTTTCAATCAATTATCTGGTCAAAAAGAGAATTTGGAGAAGAAACCGATTTGGGTAAAACAAATCGATGAAATTTTACACGAAAATTCTACAGAAAAGCTAAGTTTAGAAGAGCTTTCTCAAACGTTAAATATTCACCCAATGCATTTAAGCAGAGATTTTCATAAATATTTTCATTGTAATTTGGGAGAATATCTTAGAAAATTAAAAGTCGAAAAGTCTCTGAAAATTTTGAATGAATACGAATCTTTATCTGAAGTGGCTTTAGAATGTGGATTTTCGGATCAGAGTCATTTTATTCGCTGTTTCAAAGAAAATATTGGAATTACACCTTTGAAATATAAAAACTTGCTGAAATAG
- a CDS encoding DUF6624 domain-containing protein yields MKHLPLLLFPLLIGCSLNKEINENDRKKVIAELDYIEKIDQKYARIPSEDLINKYGQQKAWEIFSTKRDSVSIDNQAKIKKLFSKYGYLGFNKVGKENSTKFWLPIQHADNDVEFQKQMLQELKKQIELKNANRNEYAMLEDRVAVNTNQKQRFGSQVTYNSNGQAIPRNGLIDSVNIEKLRAEYDLPIFKDYYNNMTIMHFEMNKEILIKQGISEPKLYK; encoded by the coding sequence ATGAAACATTTACCACTTTTATTATTTCCACTTCTTATTGGTTGTAGTTTAAACAAAGAAATCAATGAAAACGACAGAAAAAAAGTAATAGCAGAATTGGATTATATTGAAAAAATTGATCAAAAATATGCAAGAATTCCTTCAGAAGATTTAATAAATAAATACGGGCAACAAAAAGCATGGGAGATTTTTTCTACAAAAAGAGATAGTGTAAGCATAGATAATCAAGCGAAAATAAAAAAACTTTTTTCAAAATATGGCTATTTAGGATTTAACAAAGTAGGAAAAGAAAATTCGACAAAATTTTGGCTTCCTATTCAACACGCAGATAATGACGTTGAATTTCAAAAGCAAATGCTACAAGAACTTAAAAAACAAATTGAATTAAAAAATGCAAATAGAAATGAATATGCAATGTTGGAAGATAGGGTTGCTGTAAATACAAATCAAAAACAAAGATTTGGCTCTCAAGTTACGTACAACTCTAATGGGCAAGCTATTCCTCGAAACGGTTTAATTGATAGTGTAAATATTGAAAAATTAAGAGCTGAATATGACTTACCAATTTTCAAAGATTATTACAATAATATGACAATAATGCACTTTGAAATGAATAAAGAAATATTGATAAAACAAGGGATTTCTGAACCAAAACTTTACAAATAA
- a CDS encoding alpha/beta hydrolase-fold protein: MRYCIALFLALLSLFAKAQENYSTLSRKALETMWKANDENGYKKALEMYEEAFQIYPDSIDATGLYKASVIASELKEYGKAFKYLTSLANEKDYLGWRYVLSENEYKNLVADPRWNALKIKAIKDKEQFYNELKVNEDEFFSRKPNNLNSIENEKLLYETIRNFNPYREKKSQDYSISFKINDSIKTSFFIHLPKNYNPEKKYSLVFFLHGAVRNNALVDYQLADWNLGDWNRFYTKYAEKNDVILVFPRGNRQYNWMTPDDGFFMIPEILKLIKKGINVDDNKVFISGHSNGATGSFSYLMKQPTQFAGFYGFNTYPKVFTGGTFVENIKNRSFINFSTDQDYYYPPNANDDFTKLMNGINADYKEYRYNGFPHWFPQFDESEQAYKILFEDLVNRKRNPFPKEISWEFDDEKYGNIDWISDIKLDTLNNKADWHKELNFKITKWLEYDKKDSLITKTVDKTAFDFPRKSGKIKAKYHNNIFRIEISSIKSFSINISPEMINLKKKVKVYINGKLHFNEKVKYNLEFMLENFKEKKDREQIWVNYIELKI, encoded by the coding sequence ATGAGATATTGTATTGCTTTATTTTTAGCTCTTTTAAGTTTATTTGCCAAAGCACAGGAAAATTATTCAACATTATCACGGAAAGCGTTGGAAACAATGTGGAAAGCCAATGATGAAAACGGTTACAAAAAAGCATTGGAAATGTATGAAGAAGCATTCCAGATTTATCCCGACAGCATTGACGCAACAGGTTTGTACAAAGCGTCCGTTATTGCTTCAGAACTAAAAGAGTACGGCAAAGCTTTCAAATATCTTACATCTTTGGCTAATGAAAAGGACTATCTTGGGTGGAGATATGTTTTGTCTGAAAACGAATACAAAAATTTAGTTGCAGACCCAAGATGGAATGCTTTGAAAATAAAAGCTATAAAAGACAAAGAACAGTTTTATAATGAATTAAAAGTAAATGAAGATGAGTTTTTCAGCAGAAAACCGAATAATCTGAATAGCATTGAAAATGAAAAACTTTTGTATGAGACTATCAGAAACTTCAATCCTTACAGAGAGAAAAAAAGTCAGGATTATTCTATTTCATTCAAAATAAATGATTCTATCAAAACTTCGTTTTTTATTCATTTACCAAAAAATTACAATCCTGAAAAAAAATATTCTTTAGTATTCTTTCTTCACGGAGCGGTAAGAAATAACGCTTTGGTTGATTATCAACTTGCCGATTGGAATTTAGGTGATTGGAATAGATTCTACACAAAATATGCAGAAAAAAACGATGTAATTTTAGTTTTCCCAAGAGGAAACAGACAATATAATTGGATGACACCTGATGACGGATTTTTTATGATTCCCGAAATACTGAAACTCATAAAAAAAGGAATCAACGTTGATGACAATAAAGTTTTTATATCGGGACATTCCAACGGAGCAACAGGTTCATTCTCTTATCTGATGAAACAACCCACTCAATTCGCGGGTTTTTATGGTTTCAATACCTATCCTAAAGTTTTTACAGGTGGGACTTTTGTAGAAAATATAAAAAACCGCTCATTTATCAACTTTTCAACAGACCAAGATTATTATTATCCGCCTAATGCAAATGATGATTTTACAAAACTGATGAACGGAATAAATGCCGATTACAAAGAATATCGCTACAATGGCTTTCCGCATTGGTTTCCTCAATTTGACGAATCCGAACAAGCTTACAAAATTCTTTTTGAAGATTTGGTAAACCGAAAAAGAAATCCATTTCCAAAAGAAATTTCTTGGGAATTTGATGATGAAAAATATGGAAATATAGATTGGATTTCCGATATCAAATTGGATACATTAAACAATAAAGCTGACTGGCACAAAGAACTGAATTTTAAAATTACCAAATGGTTAGAATACGATAAAAAAGACAGTTTAATAACCAAAACTGTAGATAAAACCGCTTTTGATTTTCCTAGAAAATCAGGAAAAATTAAAGCTAAATATCACAATAATATTTTCAGGATTGAAATTTCATCTATCAAATCATTTTCAATCAATATTTCGCCTGAAATGATCAACCTGAAAAAGAAAGTGAAAGTTTACATCAACGGAAAACTACATTTCAACGAAAAAGTAAAATACAATCTGGAATTTATGTTAGAAAACTTTAAAGAAAAAAAAGACCGTGAACAAATTTGGGTAAACTATATCGAACTGAAAATATAA
- a CDS encoding SRPBCC family protein: protein MRTILKIIGGIILLIVVYAIVAVLAFGKNYHYEKSMVMNAPKEKVWQQIASMKSFNQWNPWMKLDKNMTINYSGTSGEVGDKYCWDSKNDDAGAGCQEIKEIIPNEKQKTEMLFKRPFEGQAISDIVLTSEGNSTKVTWSMDTEQETWMKIMRPMMDYQMGKSYEEGLNNLKALVEK from the coding sequence ATGCGAACAATTTTAAAAATTATTGGTGGAATTATCCTCCTGATTGTGGTATATGCAATCGTTGCAGTATTAGCTTTTGGTAAAAATTACCATTACGAAAAATCGATGGTGATGAATGCTCCAAAAGAAAAAGTATGGCAGCAAATTGCTTCAATGAAATCTTTTAACCAGTGGAATCCTTGGATGAAATTAGATAAAAACATGACGATTAATTACAGTGGAACTTCAGGTGAAGTAGGAGATAAGTACTGTTGGGACAGCAAAAATGATGATGCAGGAGCGGGATGTCAGGAAATTAAAGAAATCATCCCAAACGAAAAACAAAAAACAGAAATGCTTTTCAAAAGACCTTTTGAAGGACAGGCGATCTCTGATATTGTTTTAACTTCTGAAGGAAATTCTACAAAAGTTACCTGGAGCATGGATACCGAACAGGAAACCTGGATGAAAATTATGAGACCGATGATGGATTATCAAATGGGAAAATCTTACGAAGAAGGACTTAACAACCTAAAAGCTTTGGTTGAAAAGTAA
- the rimM gene encoding ribosome maturation factor RimM (Essential for efficient processing of 16S rRNA): MKKEDCYLLGKITRRHGLAGNVILKLDTDQPELYKKLDSIFVEINGLLVPFFIEKSSWSKLDALNIAFKNSSEALVDQSLGKSVYLPLTSLPQLTGKQFYYHEIIGYEIFDEQDNSCGIIRSVNDQTAQNYFVTNLDGKEVVIPLIKDWILELDRDEKSIKMQLPEGLIDVFLVPSKKDE, encoded by the coding sequence ATGAAAAAAGAAGATTGCTATTTATTAGGAAAAATTACACGCAGACATGGGCTTGCCGGAAATGTTATCCTTAAACTGGATACAGACCAACCCGAGCTTTATAAAAAACTAGATTCTATTTTTGTAGAAATCAACGGTTTGCTGGTTCCTTTTTTTATTGAAAAGTCTTCTTGGAGCAAATTGGATGCTTTAAATATTGCATTTAAAAATTCTTCGGAAGCTTTGGTTGATCAGTCTTTAGGGAAAAGTGTTTATCTTCCTTTGACGAGTTTGCCTCAACTTACAGGAAAACAGTTTTACTATCATGAAATTATCGGATACGAAATTTTTGACGAACAGGACAATAGTTGTGGGATCATCAGGTCAGTAAATGATCAGACGGCGCAGAATTATTTTGTAACCAATTTAGACGGTAAAGAAGTAGTAATTCCTTTGATTAAAGACTGGATTCTTGAGCTTGACCGTGATGAGAAATCTATTAAAATGCAACTTCCGGAAGGTTTGATTGATGTATTTTTGGTACCTTCGAAAAAAGATGAGTAA
- a CDS encoding 30S ribosomal protein S16: protein MSVKIRLQRHGSKGRPFFHIVVADARARRDGRFIEKLGTYNPITNPATIDLNVDAAVKWLNNGAQPTDTAKAILSYKGALYKKHLQGGVAKGAFDEAEAEKRFAAWVEAKDSKVQGKVEGLATAKSDAKKAAFDAETKVKEARTAAAAQAEADAKAAEEAANAPAEVVTEEPTAEAEGTEEAQA from the coding sequence ATGTCAGTAAAAATCAGATTACAAAGACACGGATCAAAAGGTAGACCTTTTTTTCACATCGTAGTTGCAGATGCAAGAGCTAGAAGAGATGGTAGATTCATCGAAAAATTAGGTACTTACAACCCAATTACTAACCCTGCTACAATAGATCTAAATGTTGACGCTGCTGTAAAGTGGTTAAACAACGGAGCTCAGCCAACTGATACAGCTAAAGCTATTCTTTCTTACAAAGGAGCTCTTTACAAAAAACACTTACAAGGTGGTGTTGCTAAAGGTGCTTTTGACGAGGCTGAAGCTGAAAAAAGATTTGCTGCTTGGGTAGAAGCTAAAGATTCTAAAGTACAAGGTAAAGTAGAAGGTTTGGCAACTGCTAAATCTGACGCTAAAAAAGCTGCTTTTGATGCTGAAACTAAAGTAAAAGAAGCTAGAACTGCTGCTGCTGCACAAGCTGAAGCGGATGCTAAAGCTGCTGAAGAAGCTGCAAACGCTCCTGCTGAAGTAGTTACAGAAGAACCAACTGCTGAAGCAGAAGGAACTGAAGAAGCTCAGGCTTAA
- a CDS encoding serine hydrolase domain-containing protein translates to MKKIFLLALIFSFCLSFGQTSNIVEPEKIENSVQKKHLNEIMFLDKAISLENTKETDFLKSMTFQEDKDLDIRVFQDNSLVNYLHQLNPSLPADGLLKKGNYQFTFYVDGKIIYVENLNSGAGTTESKTLKTTFRIPLISSKNEDSWGKFLWSRFYLTKSGIDALDEGKHILKIEIRPYLKTPTVKTGNIIAQGQINLIVQNKNIPEEQIKVQNIKPNSGWKVSNELYDTKKIRALNQKIAENRFRDITSIVVIKNGELLLEEYFNKYNRDSLNDTRSVGKSFASALTGIAIKDGYLKSDNQKISEFYDLKTFKNHASSKDNVTIKSLLTMSSAFEGNDQDEDSPGNEENMYPTDNWIKFTLDLPMTENKIGKNWSYFTAGAVLTGDILDQSVPKGLENYADKKLFQPLEIKTYKWQYTPQNKVSLAGGLRMKTLDLAKFGQLYKNNGIWNGKTILDKDWIKKSFTNYFSDTPDFEGYGYLFWRKVYTIGDKSFETYQSSGNGGNKIIMFTELPIVMVITAKAYNQPYSHSQVDKMVQEYLLPAVYK, encoded by the coding sequence GTGAAAAAAATCTTTTTATTAGCTTTAATTTTCAGTTTTTGCCTTTCATTTGGCCAAACTTCAAACATTGTTGAGCCAGAAAAAATAGAAAATTCTGTTCAGAAAAAACATCTGAACGAAATTATGTTTTTAGACAAAGCTATTTCTCTCGAAAACACGAAGGAAACCGATTTTCTAAAATCTATGACTTTCCAGGAAGATAAAGATCTTGATATTCGTGTTTTTCAGGATAATTCTTTGGTAAATTACTTACATCAACTCAATCCTTCATTACCGGCAGATGGATTATTAAAAAAAGGAAATTATCAATTCACTTTCTATGTTGACGGAAAAATAATATATGTAGAAAACCTGAATTCAGGAGCAGGAACTACAGAAAGCAAAACATTAAAAACAACATTTAGAATTCCTTTAATAAGTTCAAAGAATGAAGATTCTTGGGGGAAATTTCTATGGTCACGGTTTTATCTGACGAAAAGTGGAATTGATGCTTTGGATGAAGGAAAGCATATTTTAAAAATTGAGATCAGACCTTATTTAAAAACGCCAACGGTAAAAACCGGAAATATTATTGCGCAGGGACAAATTAACTTAATTGTTCAAAATAAGAATATTCCCGAAGAACAAATTAAAGTACAAAACATTAAACCAAATAGTGGTTGGAAAGTTTCTAATGAACTGTATGACACAAAAAAAATTCGAGCCTTAAATCAAAAAATTGCAGAAAACAGATTCAGAGACATTACTAGTATTGTTGTTATCAAAAATGGTGAACTTCTTTTGGAAGAATATTTTAATAAATATAATCGAGATAGCCTCAACGATACGCGATCTGTAGGAAAATCTTTTGCTTCCGCATTAACAGGAATAGCCATAAAAGATGGATATCTTAAAAGTGACAATCAAAAAATAAGTGAATTTTATGATTTGAAAACCTTTAAAAATCACGCTTCCTCAAAAGATAATGTCACGATAAAAAGTTTATTGACCATGAGTTCCGCTTTTGAAGGGAATGATCAAGATGAAGACTCTCCAGGAAATGAAGAAAATATGTACCCTACAGACAATTGGATCAAGTTTACACTTGATTTACCAATGACGGAAAATAAAATAGGCAAAAATTGGTCATACTTTACCGCCGGAGCGGTTTTAACCGGAGATATTTTAGATCAATCTGTTCCTAAAGGCTTGGAAAATTATGCTGATAAGAAATTATTTCAACCACTAGAAATTAAGACTTACAAATGGCAATACACCCCGCAAAATAAAGTTTCTTTGGCTGGAGGATTACGAATGAAGACTTTAGATTTAGCAAAATTCGGACAGCTATATAAAAACAATGGAATTTGGAACGGCAAAACAATTTTAGATAAAGATTGGATCAAAAAATCTTTTACCAATTACTTTTCAGATACTCCTGATTTTGAAGGCTACGGATATTTGTTTTGGAGAAAAGTATATACAATAGGAGACAAAAGTTTTGAAACCTATCAATCCAGCGGAAATGGAGGAAATAAAATCATTATGTTTACAGAGCTACCCATTGTTATGGTCATTACTGCTAAAGCTTACAACCAACCCTATTCACATTCACAAGTTGATAAAATGGTGCAAGAATATTTATTGCCTGCAGTTTATAAATAA
- a CDS encoding helix-turn-helix domain-containing protein, which translates to MQEIFQTFKPKNSIVKKYVDYYYLDIKPNNSTHEFQCFPHFNNTISIYKSHVRLENGEMKFDENAKPFQIFTPIREKVLNVKQLGKVHRIVVVFQPLGIQQFYKNLNFSDYITDFDFFNSNELQEILSTIETEIITSLLDNFLENRFKKFENPILEKSIHYISNHYEDFSVAKISEKIGISRQHLNRVFQLNLGVSIKKFHEIVLFRQSVNKKLFENPNSNFTALAYEFNFSDQSHFNKTYKTLVENSPKFFFDKGTILGKEDTFWHLKS; encoded by the coding sequence ATGCAGGAAATATTTCAAACATTCAAACCGAAAAATTCAATTGTCAAAAAGTATGTTGACTATTATTATTTGGACATTAAGCCCAATAATTCAACCCATGAATTTCAATGTTTTCCGCATTTCAATAATACGATTTCAATTTATAAATCTCACGTCCGATTAGAAAACGGAGAAATGAAATTTGATGAAAACGCAAAACCATTTCAAATTTTCACACCAATTCGGGAAAAAGTTCTAAATGTAAAACAGTTGGGTAAAGTTCATAGAATTGTCGTTGTGTTTCAACCTTTGGGAATACAACAATTTTATAAAAACTTAAATTTTTCAGATTATATTACAGATTTTGATTTTTTTAACTCAAATGAGCTTCAAGAAATATTATCAACAATAGAAACAGAAATTATCACAAGTTTATTGGACAATTTTTTAGAAAACAGATTTAAGAAATTTGAAAATCCAATTCTTGAAAAATCCATTCATTACATTTCCAATCATTATGAAGATTTTTCAGTTGCAAAAATTTCTGAGAAAATTGGAATCAGCAGACAACATTTAAACAGAGTCTTTCAACTTAACTTAGGTGTTTCCATCAAAAAATTTCACGAAATTGTTCTTTTCAGACAGTCTGTCAACAAGAAACTTTTTGAAAATCCTAACAGTAATTTCACTGCTCTTGCTTACGAATTTAATTTCAGCGACCAATCTCATTTCAACAAAACCTATAAAACTCTCGTAGAAAATTCACCTAAATTTTTTTTTGACAAAGGAACCATTTTAGGAAAAGAAGATACATTCTGGCATTTGAAATCTTAA